A genome region from Fervidicoccaceae archaeon includes the following:
- a CDS encoding DUF1648 domain-containing protein: MSVGRRAIVAVSVTIVAAVAFSAWLGPEWCPPSSALLGAGLGLVFGIVPTLWALAPRLCGLSLELRSGRLVAKFGGAEIAVDLEEIEEARLVESFERLVRIGGAALPGCYAGRFAARGVGSFRLYGERPSPALLVKLREGRALAFATRDRALLESLSRQLSEARAGGGPARRPAQISSGPSGMLLALTLLVLAAASVLAVAIYAELPSEVPTDYGPRGEPESYGPKEKILTAVLALMIAEAAASAIAYRFFRDVPLIGAAMLLLACSTSLIALSLMVAARCAPT; encoded by the coding sequence TTGAGCGTCGGGCGCAGAGCGATCGTCGCCGTCTCGGTAACGATCGTCGCGGCCGTCGCGTTCTCGGCGTGGCTGGGGCCCGAGTGGTGCCCCCCCTCGAGCGCCCTCCTCGGCGCGGGCCTCGGGCTGGTCTTCGGCATAGTCCCAACTCTGTGGGCTCTCGCGCCGAGGCTCTGCGGCCTCTCGCTCGAGCTCCGAAGCGGCAGGCTCGTTGCGAAATTCGGGGGGGCGGAGATAGCCGTAGACCTCGAGGAGATAGAGGAGGCGAGGCTCGTCGAGAGCTTCGAGAGGCTCGTCAGGATAGGCGGCGCGGCTCTCCCGGGCTGCTACGCCGGCCGCTTCGCCGCGAGAGGGGTCGGCTCCTTTAGGCTCTACGGCGAGAGGCCCTCCCCCGCTCTCCTCGTCAAGCTGCGAGAAGGGCGGGCTCTGGCCTTCGCGACGAGAGACCGCGCCCTCCTCGAGAGCCTCTCTCGGCAGCTGAGCGAGGCTAGAGCCGGAGGAGGACCCGCTAGGAGGCCGGCTCAGATCTCGAGCGGGCCTTCGGGGATGCTGCTCGCTCTCACGCTCTTAGTCCTCGCCGCCGCCTCGGTCCTGGCCGTCGCCATTTACGCTGAGCTCCCGAGCGAGGTCCCAACGGACTACGGGCCGAGAGGAGAGCCCGAGAGCTACGGGCCCAAGGAGAAGATCTTGACCGCGGTCCTAGCGCTGATGATCGCCGAGGCCGCGGCCTCGGCGATCGCGTACAGGTTCTTCCGCGACGTTCCTTTGATCGGCGCTGCCATGTTACTCCTCGCGTGCTCTACGTCGTTGATCGCGCTTAGCCTAATGGTCGCGGCGCGGTGCGCGCCGACGTGA
- a CDS encoding DUF401 family protein, which yields MSEAASLVFFAASVALAAALALRGLNVALSLAAAALLYGLAVSPSEIPRALIDVAVDARCPKTVAALVLALFLANLMSASGASRRLVLALSSAGPRVASYAVPAVVGLLPMPGGAYVSAVLASSIYDALGLNAEMRSFVNYWFRHLWVSVWPLYQTVLLAAGFLHASVGEIAAATWPVPVSLALAGLVSTRDLLARRAEAERRRELSGLTHAWPLFSLFVLAIGAGVDLALSLVLVSFATTLIYRVSPRAVAEAAKRAADPTLIGVVLASFFFGELVERGGATELVTELAGVNGLLACALAPFVVGLALGLEFTFVALTFPLLLPLISGGELRLLAAMAGGCLGSLLSPFHACLVMTVKHNNASLAGVYRRLLPAAGLSAALIALIAVVAEVAG from the coding sequence TTGAGCGAGGCGGCTTCTCTAGTCTTCTTCGCCGCCTCCGTGGCTCTAGCAGCCGCTCTGGCTCTGCGGGGCCTCAACGTGGCCCTCTCGCTCGCGGCGGCCGCTCTGCTCTACGGGCTAGCGGTCTCGCCGAGCGAGATTCCGCGAGCTCTCATTGACGTGGCGGTCGACGCGAGGTGCCCTAAGACCGTCGCGGCGTTGGTCCTCGCCCTCTTCCTGGCCAATCTCATGAGCGCGTCGGGGGCCTCGAGGAGGCTCGTGCTGGCTCTCTCATCGGCGGGGCCGAGAGTGGCCTCCTACGCCGTGCCAGCCGTCGTGGGGCTCCTCCCCATGCCCGGCGGAGCCTACGTCTCCGCCGTCCTGGCCTCGAGCATTTACGACGCGCTCGGTCTCAACGCCGAGATGAGGTCGTTCGTGAACTACTGGTTCAGGCACCTATGGGTCTCGGTGTGGCCCCTCTATCAGACCGTCCTCCTGGCCGCGGGCTTTCTCCACGCGAGCGTCGGCGAGATCGCGGCCGCGACCTGGCCCGTGCCGGTCTCCCTGGCGCTAGCCGGCCTGGTCTCGACCCGCGACCTCTTGGCGCGGAGAGCCGAGGCAGAGAGGAGGAGAGAGCTGTCCGGCCTGACCCACGCTTGGCCCCTCTTCTCCCTCTTCGTCCTCGCGATAGGCGCGGGCGTGGACCTCGCTCTCTCCCTCGTCCTCGTCTCCTTCGCAACTACGCTTATCTATCGAGTAAGCCCGCGCGCCGTCGCCGAGGCGGCTAAGAGGGCGGCCGACCCCACGTTGATCGGAGTCGTGCTCGCCTCCTTCTTCTTCGGCGAGCTCGTCGAGCGCGGCGGGGCTACGGAGCTCGTAACGGAGCTCGCGGGCGTCAACGGCCTGCTCGCGTGTGCGCTGGCGCCCTTCGTCGTGGGCCTAGCCCTGGGCCTCGAGTTCACATTCGTCGCTCTGACCTTCCCGCTCCTCCTCCCCCTAATCTCGGGGGGCGAGCTCCGCCTCTTAGCGGCGATGGCCGGAGGCTGTCTCGGCTCGCTGCTAAGCCCTTTCCACGCGTGTCTCGTCATGACGGTTAAGCACAATAACGCGAGCCTCGCCGGCGTCTACCGTCGCCTGCTCCCGGCGGCGGGCCTCAGCGCCGCTCTCATAGCTCTCATAGCTGTGGTCGCGGAGGTCGCGGGCTGA